The stretch of DNA TGACCTGTCCCGGCAAATCCGCAGCGGCCGCTGGCGGCTCGTGCGGATCCACGACGCCCTGCAGCCCGTCCGGAAGCCGAAAACAGCATGAGCTTCACCCATCTGCACGTCTCCACGGCCTTCAGCGCCCACTACGGGGTCTCCTGGCCGGAGGAGCTGGCGGCTGCCGCGGCCGCGGACGGCGCCACCGCGCTGGCCTGCACCGACCGCGACGGCCTCTATGGAACGGTCAAGCATCTGTCGGCCTGCATGGCGGCGGGACTGGACGCGATCATCGGGGTGGACCTTGCGGTCCTTGACGACGACGGCGACCTCCGCACCCAGGTGGGGGGACGCGTCGTCGTGCTCGCCCAGGGGCACAACAACGGCGCCGGGTACCGGGCGCTGTGCCGGCTGATCTCCGACGCCCATGCCCGCACCACGGGCAAGGCGCAGGGAGCGGTGCCGGTGGCCGTGACCCGCGCGGAGCTGGCCTCCCGCACCCTGCACCCGGAAAACCTGAAGCCGGTGCTGACCGTACTGCTCGGCCCGGACTCCGACGTCGGACGCTCCATGGGCGGCCGGCGCTACCTGCGCCCCCGCACCCTGTTCAAACGCTGGCTGGAGGCCATGCCGCCGGGGACCCTCGCCGCCGAGGTGGTCAGCCAGCTCAGCCCGCCCGGTGAACCCCTGAGCACCGCCCATGCGGTGCGCATGCTCAAACTCGCCGCCGAACACGGGGTGCCCGCCGTGCTGAGCAACGCCGTGCGGTACGTCGCCGAGGACGGCGCGGCCACGGCGGACGTGCTGGACTCCGCCCGGACCCTGAAATCCCTCCCGGAGCTCTCCGCCGCCCCGCTGCTCCAGCCCAACGGGCAGGCCTGGCTCAAATCGGCGGCGCAGATGCTGCAGCTGGGCAAGGAGATCATGCATGCCGCCGGGTACGGCGCCGCAGACCTCAAACGGCTGATGGCCCAGACCGAGGCGCTCGCGGACCGCTGCCGGATGGACCCTGTGGCCGACATGGGCTGGAAGCAGCCGGTGGTCCCGGAAACGTCCGTGATCGGCATCGCCGGCGACCCCCTGATGGAGCTCACCGGGCGCTGCGAGGCCGGAATCGGCCGCCGGTTCCCGGGAATCTCCGGGAAACCGGCCGAACAGCTGCGCGCCCGGCTGGACCACGAACTGGGGATCATCGGCAGCCTGGGCTTCGCCGCGTACTTCCTGACCGTCGCCGAGGTCTCACGGATGATCCTGGATATGGGGGTCCGCGCCGCCGCCCGCGGCTCGGGCGCCTCCAGCCTGGTCAACTACCTGATCGACGTCAGCCAGGTGAACCCGCTCCAGCACGACCTCATCTTCGAGCGCTTCCTCTCTCGGGACCGCGCCACCCTCCCGGACATCGACATCGACGTCGAAAGCGCCGAACGGCACAACGTCTACCGGAAGATCTTCGAGCGCTTCGGGGCCGAACGCGTCACGCTGATGAGCATGCAGAACGGCTACCGCGCTCGCGGTGCCGTGCGTGACGCAGGCCTGGCGCTGGGCATGGAGGACGGGGAAGTCGGGGAAATCGCCAAGCAGCTGTGGCGGTTCTCGGCCCGGAAGTTCCGCGAAGCCCTCGTGGAGAAACCGGAACTGCGGGAATTCGCCGGAAGGGTGGAGCAGCGCGACATCACCGAAAACGAGCAGCTGGACCTGCTGGTGGACCTCACGGAACGGCTGGACCGGCTGCCGCGCCACATCTCCATGCACCCGTGCGGTGTCATCCTGGGCGACGCCACCCTGCTGGACCGCACGCCCGTCCAGCCCAGCGGCCTGGGCCTGCCGATGAGCCAGTTCGACAAGCACGACATGGATCCCATGGGGATGCTCAAACTCGATGTGCTGGGGGTTAGGATGCAGAGCGCCATGGCCTTCGCCGTCCGGGAGGTGATCCGGCTCCACCCCTCCAAGGCCGAGGTGGTCGCGGCCGGCGCACATCCGGAAGGTCCGGACGGGAGAGGTCCGGACTACATCGCTGCGGACGGACGCATCGACCTGAACGCCGTCCCGCTGGATGACGAACCCACCTACGAGCTGATCCGCAGCACCCACACCCTGGGCTGTTTCCAGATCGAGTCCCCGGGCCAGCGCGAACTGATCGGCAAACTGGCGCCGCGGGAATTCAACGACCTCATCATCGACATCTCGCTGTTCCGGCCGGGACCGATGAAATCGGACATGGTCCGGCCCTTCCTTGAGCACCGGCACGGCTTCGCCCCCGAAGTGTACCCGCACCCGGACCTGAAGCCGGTCCTCAAGGAGACCCACGGGGTGACCGTCTTCCACGAACAGATCCTGAAGACCTTCGACGTGATGACCGGCTGCGGGCTGGCCCGGGCCGATGAATTCCGCCGCGCGCTGGGCAACGAGGTGCTGGAGGGGAAGGTGGAGGAGTTCTTCCGGAGGGAGGCCCGGGCCCGGAACTACGCCCCCGGGGTGGTGGACAAGGTCTGGGGCACCTTGAAGGCCTTCGGCAGCTTTGGCTTCTGCAAGGCCCACGGGGCGGCCTTTGCCGTGCCCACCTACCAGTCCGCCTGGCTCAAGACGCACCACCCGGAAGCGTTCCTCGCCGGGCTCTGGGAACACGATCCCGGCATGTACCCCAAACGGCTCCTGGTGGCCGAGGCCCGGCGGATGGGGATCCCCATCCTGCCGCTGGACATCAACAAGAGCCAGGCGGAGTACCGGGTGGAACGTGTGGAAGCAGGCCCGGACCGCGGCAGGCTGGGCATCCGGCTGAGCCTGAGCGGCATCTACGGGCTGTCCGGCGCCGAACTGAAAAGAATCGTGGCGGCCCAGCCCTATGACTCCCTGGCGGACCTGCGGGCCCGGTCCCGGCTGGGCAAGCAGGGCATCAAGCGGCTGGCCCAGCTGGGCGCCTTCGACTCCCTGCACCGGGAGTCCGGTGGAGCCTCGAACCGTGCGGACCTGGTCCGGCACCTGCAGAACCTGCAGGACCGCCCGCAGCGCAAAGGGGTGGAGGTCATCGAGGGCCAGCTGGCCCTGCCGCTGGGCGACGTCGAGCTGAAAAACCTGAAAGCCGTGCTGCCCGCACCCACCATGGTGGAAACCGTCCGGGCGGAACTGGACCTGATGGCCATGGATGTCAGCGAACACCTGATGGCCAGCCACCGTCCCCTCCTGGACCGGCTGGGCGTCACCACCGCGGACAAGCTGCTGGGGCTGCGCAACGGTACCGAGGTGCTGGTGGCCGGAGTCAGGGTCGCCACCCAGACCCCGCCCATGCGCGGCGGCCGCCGGGTGGTGTTCATTAGCGTCGACGACGGCACGGGCTGCGTGGACTCGGTCTTCTTCCATGAGGCCCAGGAGCAGTCCGGACCGCTGCTCTTCGGCACCCGGCTGCTGCTGATCCGGGGCACCACCCGCCGGACCGGGCCCCGCGGGATCAGCATCAGTGCCAGCATGGCGTGGGACCTCAGCCGCACCGAGAGCCTGCCGTACCCCGGCGCCGCGTTGGTTGGCCTATCCGGAAACCGATAGCATGGACGAGGCTGGCTGTGGTCCCCGTACGCCACAAGCTACGAAGCCTAAACTTTGAATAGGAGACACCCGTGTCAGATGCCCAGCAGATCACCCTTCTCGTCGACGGCGAAGAGACCAAGGTGGCTACCGGGACCACCGGCGCGGAACTCTTTTTTGAGCGCCGCGACGTCGTTGTGGCCCGGGTCAACGGCGAATTGAAGGACCTGGACCAGCCCCTTCCCGAAGGTTCCACGATCGAGGCCGTCACCATCGGTTCCCCGGACGGGCTCAACGTCCTGCGCCACTCCACGGCCCACGTGATGGCCCAGGCCGTGCAGCAGCTCCGCCCCGACGCCAAACTCGGAATCGGCCCCTACATCACCGACGGCTTCTACTTCGACTTCGACGTCGAGGAGCCGTTCACCCCCGAAGACCTGCGCCAGCTGGAAAAGATGATGCAAAAGATCATCAACCAGAACCAGAAGTTCGTCCGCCGCGTCGTAAGCGAGGACGAGGCGCGCGAGGCGATGAAGGACGAGCCCTACAAGCTCGAACTGATCGGGCTGAAGGGCGCCGGCTCCGATGCCGACGGCTCCAGCGTCGAGGTCGGCGGCGGCGAGCTGAGCATCTACGACAACGTCGAGCGCAAGGAAGGCGCCGTCGTGTGGTGCGACCTCTGCCGCGGCCCGCACCTGCCCAACACCAAGCTGATCTCCAACGCCTTTGCCCTGACCCGCTCCTCGGCGGCCTACTGGCGCGGCAGCGAAAAGAACAAGCAGCTGCAGCGCATCTACGGCACCGCATGGCCCACCAAGGACGCCCTCAAGGCCTACCAGGAGCGGATCGCCGAGGCCGAGCGCCGCGACCATCGCAAACTCGGCGTGGAACTGGACCTGTTCTCCTTCCCGGACGAGCTGGGATCCGGCCTGCCGGTGTTCCACCCCAAGGGCGGCATCATCCGCAAGGCCATGGAGGACTACTCCCGCCAGCGGCACGTCGAGGCCGGCTACGATTTCGTCTACACCCCGCACATCACCAAGGGCCACCTCTACGAGGTCTCCGGCCACCTGGACTGGTACCGGGAGGGCATGTTCCCCCCGATGCACATCGACGCGGAGCTCAACGAGGACGGGACGGTCCGCAAGCCCGGCCAGGACTACTACCTGAAGCCGATGAACTGCCCGATGCACAACCTGATCTTCCGCTCCCGCGGCCGGTCCTACCGTGAGCTGCCGCTGCGGCTGTTCGAATTCGGCTCGGTCTACCGCTACGAGAAGTCCGGCGTCGTGCACGGCCTCACCCGGGTCCGGGGCATGACCCAGGATGACGCCCACATCTACTGCACCCGCGAGCAGATGAAGGACGAGCTGACGAAGACGCTGAACTTCGTGCTCGCGCTGCTTAAGGACTACGGGCTGAACGATTTCTACCTCGAGCTCTCCACGAAGGACCCGGAAAAGTCCGTGGGTTCGGACGAGGTCTGGGAGGAAGCCACCCAGACCCTCGCCGAGGTGGCCCGGGAATCCGGACTCGAGCTGGTCCCGGATCCGGGCGGAGCCGCGTTCTACGGTCCGAAAATCTCCGTGCAGGCCCGCGACGCGATCGGCCGGACCTGGCAGATGTCCACCATCCAGCTGGACTTCAACCTGCCCGAGCGCTTCGAGCTCGAATACCAGGCGGCCGACGGCACCCGGCAGCGGCCCGTCATGATCCACCGCGCGCTGTTCGGCTCGATCGAGCGCTTCATGGGCGTCCTGACCGAGCACTACGCCGGCGCCTTCCCGGCCTGGCTCGCCCCGGTGCAGGTGGTCGCCATTCCGGTGGCGGAGACGTTCAATGACTACCTGTTCGACGTCGTCGGCCAGCTCAAAGCGGCCGGTATCCGTGCCGAGGTGGACATCTCCTCGGACCGCTTCCCGAAGAAGATCCGCACGGCGAGCAAGGACAAGATCCCGTTCGTGCTGATCGCCGGCGGGGACGACGCCGAGGCCGGCGCGGTGTCCTTCCGCTTCCGTGACGGCAGCCAGGACAACGGCGTGCCCGTGGCCGAGGCAGTCCAGCGGATCGTCGACGCCGTCCGCAACCGGACCAGCTAGGGGCAAGGCGTGCAGGAGAGGACAGGGGCCGGGCCGGAGTATCCGGGCGACGCCGCCGTGACGGACGACTTCAGCCTGGCCGGGGTTCCGGACGCCTTCCAGCGCCTGTGGACCCCGCACCGGATGGCGTACATCAAGGGCGGCCAGCACCAGTTCAAGAACCCGGACGACTGCCCGTTCTGCGTCGCGCCCGAGCGCGAGGACGAGGATTCCCTGATCGTGTACCGGGGGCGGACCAGCTACGTTGTGCTGAACCTGTTCCCGTACAACCCCGGCCACCTGCTCGTCTGCCCGTACCGGCACATTCCGGACTACACGGACCTGACCGTGGAGGAGACCGCGGAATTCGCCGAGCTGACCCAGACGGCCATGCGTGTGCTGCGCAAGGTGGCAAACCCCAGCGGCTTCAACCTGGGCATGAACCAGGGCGTCACGGGCGGGGCCGGGATCGCCGGCCACCTGCACCAGCACGTGGTGCCGCGCTGGGGCGGGGACGGCAACTTCTTCCCGATCATTGCCCAAACCAAGGCCGTCACCCAGACGCTGGGCGAGGTCAGGCAGCAGGTTTCGGAGGCGTGGCCCGGGGAAACACCTGCACAGGAGAACGCCGCCGGGGCGACGGATGCTGAATAGGCACGCCCGCGGCTTTTTCACCGCGCTGTTCTCGCCGCTTGCCCGCTGGCTGCTGCGGATCGGCGTCTCACCGGACGCCGTCACCATCGTGGGCACGCTGGGCGTGGTGGCCGGCGCCCTCGTTTTCTACCCGCTGGGCCAGCTCTGGTGGGGAACCCTGTTCATCACCGCCTTCATCTTCTCCGACGTCATTGACGGCATCATGGCACGGATGCAGGAACGGGGCGGGCGCTGGGGCAACTTCCTGGACTCCACCCTGGACCGGGTCGCCGACGGCGCCCTGTTCGCCGGCGTCGCTGTCTGGTTCTTCACCGGCGGCGCGGACGCTCCCATCGCGATTGCCGCCGTCCTCTGCCTCGTGCTGGGCATGGTGGTCTCCTACGCCCGGGCCAAGGCCGAGGCCCTGGGCTTCCATGCCAACGTCGGGATCGCGGAGCGTGCCGAGCGGCTCGTCTCGGTGCTGGTGGTCACCGGCTTCACCGGCCTGGGCCTGCCGACCGTGGTGCTGTTCGCCACGCTTTGCCTTCTGGCCGCGGCCAGCCTCGTGACGGTGGTGCAGCGGATCGTCGCCGTGCACCGGCAGTCGCTCGAGGAAACCGAGGGCACCGGGGGCACCGCCTCCGAACAGGCCGCCTGAGCGCACCCCGCGGCCGCTCCCGGCCCGCGCCGGGGCCACCGCTGTGGCATGTATTTCCGGGGCAGTAACCCGGATTCTGCCGGGTCGCGGCGGGGGACTAGTATTGTCCTTACCGGCCAATGGATCCGGTAATCCGGTGTGTGCAGTTGAGGTATTTGCGTGCCGCCTGCGCCCCGGCGAGGTCATCTATCTACCCATAGGGGTTTTTGTGTCTACACCTGATGTAAGCAGCGAAGCCGGCGCGTCCGCCAAGAACGTCACGGGCAGCAGCCGCGTCAAGCGCGGCATGGCGGAGATGCTCAAGGGCGGCGTCATCATGGACGTCGTCAACGTCGAGCAGGCCCGCATCGCCGAGGATGCCGGTGCCGTGGCCGTCATGGCGCTGGAACGCGTTCCCGCCGATATCCGCGCCCAGGGCGGCGTGTCCCGCATGTCGGATCCGGACATGATCGATGCGATCATCGCCGCCGTCTCCGTCCCGGTCATGGCGAAGGCCCGGATCGGCCACTTCGTCGAGGCCCAGGTCCTGCAGTCCCTCGGCGTGGACTACATCGACGAGTCCGAGGTGCTGACCCCGGCCGACTACACCAACCACATCGACAAGTGGAACTTCACGGTTCCCTTCGTCTGTGGCGCCACCAACCTGGGTGAGGCGCTGCGCCGCATCAACGAGGGCGCGGCGATGATCCGCTCCAAGGGCGAGGCCGGCACCGGGGACGTCTCCAACGCCACCACCCACATGCGCCAGATCCGCGCGGAGATCAAGAAGCTTGCCGGCATGGCCGAGGATGAGCTCTACGTCGCCGCCAAGGAACTGCAGGCACCGTACGAACTGGTCAAGGAAGTTGCCGCCACCGGCAAGCTCCCCGTCGTCCTCTTCACCGCCGGCGGCATCGCCACCCCGGCCGACGCGGCGATGATGATGCAGCTTGGCGCCGACGGCGTGTTCGTCGGCTCGGGCATCTTCAAGTCCGGCAACCCGGCCCAGCGTGCCGCCGCCGTCGTGAAGGCCACCACCTTCTTCGACGACCCGGACGAGATCGCCAAGGCCTCCCGCGGTCTGGGCGAAGCGATGGTCGGCATCAACGTGGACGAAATCCCGCAGCCGCACCGCCTCGCCGAGCGCGGCTGGTAGCGTTCGCGCCTTTGGGGGCGCAGGACGGCGCTGATCCTCTGCGTGCTATTCCCCGCGCCTTGTTGGCAGCT from Arthrobacter sp. PAMC25564 encodes:
- the pgsA gene encoding phosphatidylinositol phosphate synthase; the encoded protein is MLNRHARGFFTALFSPLARWLLRIGVSPDAVTIVGTLGVVAGALVFYPLGQLWWGTLFITAFIFSDVIDGIMARMQERGGRWGNFLDSTLDRVADGALFAGVAVWFFTGGADAPIAIAAVLCLVLGMVVSYARAKAEALGFHANVGIAERAERLVSVLVVTGFTGLGLPTVVLFATLCLLAAASLVTVVQRIVAVHRQSLEETEGTGGTASEQAA
- the dnaE gene encoding DNA polymerase III subunit alpha, which translates into the protein MSFTHLHVSTAFSAHYGVSWPEELAAAAAADGATALACTDRDGLYGTVKHLSACMAAGLDAIIGVDLAVLDDDGDLRTQVGGRVVVLAQGHNNGAGYRALCRLISDAHARTTGKAQGAVPVAVTRAELASRTLHPENLKPVLTVLLGPDSDVGRSMGGRRYLRPRTLFKRWLEAMPPGTLAAEVVSQLSPPGEPLSTAHAVRMLKLAAEHGVPAVLSNAVRYVAEDGAATADVLDSARTLKSLPELSAAPLLQPNGQAWLKSAAQMLQLGKEIMHAAGYGAADLKRLMAQTEALADRCRMDPVADMGWKQPVVPETSVIGIAGDPLMELTGRCEAGIGRRFPGISGKPAEQLRARLDHELGIIGSLGFAAYFLTVAEVSRMILDMGVRAAARGSGASSLVNYLIDVSQVNPLQHDLIFERFLSRDRATLPDIDIDVESAERHNVYRKIFERFGAERVTLMSMQNGYRARGAVRDAGLALGMEDGEVGEIAKQLWRFSARKFREALVEKPELREFAGRVEQRDITENEQLDLLVDLTERLDRLPRHISMHPCGVILGDATLLDRTPVQPSGLGLPMSQFDKHDMDPMGMLKLDVLGVRMQSAMAFAVREVIRLHPSKAEVVAAGAHPEGPDGRGPDYIAADGRIDLNAVPLDDEPTYELIRSTHTLGCFQIESPGQRELIGKLAPREFNDLIIDISLFRPGPMKSDMVRPFLEHRHGFAPEVYPHPDLKPVLKETHGVTVFHEQILKTFDVMTGCGLARADEFRRALGNEVLEGKVEEFFRREARARNYAPGVVDKVWGTLKAFGSFGFCKAHGAAFAVPTYQSAWLKTHHPEAFLAGLWEHDPGMYPKRLLVAEARRMGIPILPLDINKSQAEYRVERVEAGPDRGRLGIRLSLSGIYGLSGAELKRIVAAQPYDSLADLRARSRLGKQGIKRLAQLGAFDSLHRESGGASNRADLVRHLQNLQDRPQRKGVEVIEGQLALPLGDVELKNLKAVLPAPTMVETVRAELDLMAMDVSEHLMASHRPLLDRLGVTTADKLLGLRNGTEVLVAGVRVATQTPPMRGGRRVVFISVDDGTGCVDSVFFHEAQEQSGPLLFGTRLLLIRGTTRRTGPRGISISASMAWDLSRTESLPYPGAALVGLSGNR
- the thrS gene encoding threonine--tRNA ligase; its protein translation is MSDAQQITLLVDGEETKVATGTTGAELFFERRDVVVARVNGELKDLDQPLPEGSTIEAVTIGSPDGLNVLRHSTAHVMAQAVQQLRPDAKLGIGPYITDGFYFDFDVEEPFTPEDLRQLEKMMQKIINQNQKFVRRVVSEDEAREAMKDEPYKLELIGLKGAGSDADGSSVEVGGGELSIYDNVERKEGAVVWCDLCRGPHLPNTKLISNAFALTRSSAAYWRGSEKNKQLQRIYGTAWPTKDALKAYQERIAEAERRDHRKLGVELDLFSFPDELGSGLPVFHPKGGIIRKAMEDYSRQRHVEAGYDFVYTPHITKGHLYEVSGHLDWYREGMFPPMHIDAELNEDGTVRKPGQDYYLKPMNCPMHNLIFRSRGRSYRELPLRLFEFGSVYRYEKSGVVHGLTRVRGMTQDDAHIYCTREQMKDELTKTLNFVLALLKDYGLNDFYLELSTKDPEKSVGSDEVWEEATQTLAEVARESGLELVPDPGGAAFYGPKISVQARDAIGRTWQMSTIQLDFNLPERFELEYQAADGTRQRPVMIHRALFGSIERFMGVLTEHYAGAFPAWLAPVQVVAIPVAETFNDYLFDVVGQLKAAGIRAEVDISSDRFPKKIRTASKDKIPFVLIAGGDDAEAGAVSFRFRDGSQDNGVPVAEAVQRIVDAVRNRTS
- a CDS encoding HIT domain-containing protein; this translates as MQERTGAGPEYPGDAAVTDDFSLAGVPDAFQRLWTPHRMAYIKGGQHQFKNPDDCPFCVAPEREDEDSLIVYRGRTSYVVLNLFPYNPGHLLVCPYRHIPDYTDLTVEETAEFAELTQTAMRVLRKVANPSGFNLGMNQGVTGGAGIAGHLHQHVVPRWGGDGNFFPIIAQTKAVTQTLGEVRQQVSEAWPGETPAQENAAGATDAE
- the pdxS gene encoding pyridoxal 5'-phosphate synthase lyase subunit PdxS; its protein translation is MSTPDVSSEAGASAKNVTGSSRVKRGMAEMLKGGVIMDVVNVEQARIAEDAGAVAVMALERVPADIRAQGGVSRMSDPDMIDAIIAAVSVPVMAKARIGHFVEAQVLQSLGVDYIDESEVLTPADYTNHIDKWNFTVPFVCGATNLGEALRRINEGAAMIRSKGEAGTGDVSNATTHMRQIRAEIKKLAGMAEDELYVAAKELQAPYELVKEVAATGKLPVVLFTAGGIATPADAAMMMQLGADGVFVGSGIFKSGNPAQRAAAVVKATTFFDDPDEIAKASRGLGEAMVGINVDEIPQPHRLAERGW